The following proteins are co-located in the Osmia lignaria lignaria isolate PbOS001 chromosome 12, iyOsmLign1, whole genome shotgun sequence genome:
- the kcc gene encoding solute carrier family 12 member kcc isoform X3 has protein sequence MERFRVTPANSTPQYVPQQQQSLDYDSPVNGTQLEHQHLVPKSPSECDGGGAGGDADSMVGGGNSEKKVEYETNLFLYNEEMEVRPRISTLLNSLSDYSNTIPAATDPDSKPPPAPGGARMGTLIGVFLPCIQNIFGVILFIRLTWVVGTAGAVQGFFIVLCCCCVTMLTAISMSAIATNGVVPAGGSYFMISRSLGPEFGGAVGMLFYTGTTLAAAMYIIGAVEIVLTYMAPSLSIFGDFTKDPSIMYNNFRVYGTCLLVVMGTIVFIGVKFVNKFATVALACVIFSIIAVYVGLFRNFYGNDSLKMCILGKRLLKDINVLTDCNKNTSGVLHQIYCGNSTKCDPYYMENNATIVNGIRGLASGVFLENIWDSFQEEGQLIAYGQDPKDIDVMSGSTYNQIQVDLTTTFTILIGIFFPSVTGIMAGSNRSGDLADAQKSIPIGTICAILTTSTVYLSCVLLFAGTVDNLLLRDKFGQSIGGKLVVANMAWPNQWVILIGSFLSTLGAGLQSLTGAPRLLQAIAKDSIIPFLAPFATSSSRGEPTRALVLTVLICQCGILLGNVDYLAPLLSMFFLMCYGFVNLACALQTLLRTPNWRPRFKYYHWSLSFLGLSLCIAIMFMTSWYYALLAMGMASCIYKYIEYHGAEKEWGDGIRGLALSAARYSLLRLEEGPPHTKNWRPQILVLAKLTDDLVPKYRKLFAFASQLKAGKGLTIAVSCIEGDYIQNTGKTIAAKVNLRKTIVEEKVKGFVDVLVARDIIDGLSSLVQTTGLGGMKPNTVILGWPYRWKQSQEGLATWRPFLQTVRAVAAARMALLVPKGINFFPDSTEKVVGNIDVWWIVHDGGLLMLLPFLLKQHRTWKNCKMRIFTVAQMEDNSIQMKKDLKKFLYDLRIEAEVEIVEMMDSDISAYTYERTLMMEQRNQMLRELRLNKRETLGVVQAIVDHHHNVDAKIPTKVRFQEPGSQNPNAIDEAQEKLVNENETGKETEAGEGNEATEETKEGNDEETKLISGSPKQENKENTEKEEKENEEKNAENPDAKKPPITPDEGDVRRMHTSVKLNEVIVKKSKNAQLVILNLPGPPRDTKIERESNYMEYLEVLTMGLERVLMVRGCGREVITIYS, from the exons GAAGAGATGGAAGTCCGGCCTCGTATTTCCACCTTGCTCAACAGTCTATCAGACTACAGCAACACTATCCCAGCCGCGACTGACCCGGACAGCAAGCCGCCACCCGCCCCGGGTGGTGCACGGATGGGCACACTGATCGGTGTGTTCCTTCCTTGCATCCAGAACATCTTCGGTGTAATCCTATTCATCCGTTTGACTTGGGTGGTTGGTACAGCTGGTGCTGTTCAGGGTTTCTTCATTGTGCTCTGTTGCTGCTGTGTG ACTATGTTGACGGCTATCAGTATGAGCGCCATCGCGACCAACGGCGTGGTGCCTGCCGGGGGGTCCTACTTCATGATATCCAGAAGTTTGGGCCCGGAGTTCGGTGGTGCCGTGGGGATGCTCTTTTACACGGGCACCACCTTGGCTGCCGCTATGTACATCATCGGTGCCGTTGAAATCGTCCTG ACTTACATGGCACCCTCGCTCAGTATATTCGGAGACTTCACCAAGGATCCGAGTATCATGTACAACAATTTCAGGGTGTACGGCACGTGTCTACTGGTGGTGATGGGCACCATCGTGTTCATCGGCGTAAAATTCGTCAACAAGTTCGCCACCGTTGCTCTCGCCTGTGTCATCTTCTCAATCATTGCCGTCTACGTGGGTCTGTTTCGTAACTTCTATGGAAACGACTCCCTTAA GATGTGTATTCTGGGTAAAAGATTGCTGAAAGACATCAACGTGTTAACGGACTGTAATAAGAATACCAGCGGTGTTTTGCATCAGATCTACTGTGGAAACAGCACCAAATGCGACCCTTATTACATGGAGAATAATGCGACCATTGTTAATGGTATTCGTGGGCTAGCCAGTGGTGTATTCTTGG AAAACATATGGGACAGTTTTCAAGAGGAAGGACAACTGATTGCTTATGGACAGGATCCAAAGGACATTGACGTGATGTCAGGGAGTACCTACAATCAGATCCAGGTTGATCTTACCACCACCTTTACCATTCTCATCGGTATATTCTTCCCTTCCGTCACAG GTATCATGGCTGGCTCCAATAGATCAGGTGACCTGGCAGATGCCCAGAAATCCATCCCAATCGGTACCATCTGCGCTATCTTGACAACTTCAACGGTGTATCTGTCCTGTGTTCTACTGTTCGCTGGTACAGTCGACAATCTCTTGTTGCGAGACAAGTTTGGTCAGAGTATCGGTGGGAAACTGGTGGTGGCGAACATGGCATGGCCGAATCAGTGGGTGATCCTGATCGGTTCCTTCCTGTCCACCCTGGGCGCGGGTCTCCAATCGTTAACAGGAGCTCCGCGTTTGCTTCAAGCTATCGCCAAGGACAGTATCATCCCTTTCTTAGCACCATTTGCTACCAGCTCAAGTCGTGGCGAACCTACGAGGGCTCTGGTATTGACAGTCCTCATCTGCCAGTGCGGTATCCTGCTCGGCAACGTTGACTACCTGGCTCCCTTGTTGTCCATGTTCTTCCTGATGTGCTACGGCTTCGTTAACCTGGCCTGCGCCCTACAAACTCTCCTCAGGACACCCAACTGGCGACCCAGGTTCAAGTACTACCATTGGAGCCTCTCGTTCCTCGGTCTGTCCCTCTGTATCGCCATCATGTTCATGACCAGTTGGTACTACGCGCTGTTAGCCATGGGGATGGCCAGCTGTATTTACAAATACATCGAGTACCACGGAGCCGAGAAGGAATGGGGCGACGGTATCCGTGGTCTGGCTCTGTCAGCCGCTCGCTACTCGCTTCTGCGGCTGGAAGAAGGTCCACCCCACACAAAGAACTGGAGACCACAAATCCTGGTCCTGGCTAAACTGACCGATGATCTAGTGCCCAAGTATCGCAAGCTGTTCGCGTTCGCCAGTCAACTGAAGGCTGGCAAGGGTCTGACGATCGCTGTCAGCTGCATCGAAGGAGACTACATTCAGAACACTGGCAAGACTATAGCTGCGAAGGTGAATCTACGCAAGACGATCGTAGAAGAGAAGGTGAAGGGATTCGTCGACGTACTGGTGGCTAGGGACATCATTGACGGTCTGAGTTCGTTGGTTCAGACCACAGGACTGGGCGGAATGAAACCCAACACGGTGATCCTTGGCTGGCCTTACCGCTGGAAGCAATCGCAAGAAGGACTCGCAACATGGAGACCATTCCTCCAGACTGTCAGAGCAGTTGCAGCCGCTAGGATGGCTCTGTTGGTGCCCAAAGGAATCAACTTCTTCCCGGATTCAACGGAGAAAGTGGTTGGAAACATCGATGTCTGGTGGATCGTACACGACGGTGGTCTTCTGATGCTGTTGCCCTTCCTACTGAAACAACATCGCACGTGGAAGAACTGCAAGATGAGGATCTTCACAGTAGCCCAAATGGAGGACAATTCTATTCAAATGAAGAAGGATCTGAAGAAGTTCTTGTATGATTTGAGGATCGAGGCTGAGGTGGAAATCGTAGAGATG ATGGATTCCGATATATCCGCCTACACGTACGAACGGACCCTGATGATGGAGCAGAGGAACCAGATGCTAAGGGAGCTGCGGTTGAACAAGAGGGAGACACTTGGAGTG GTGCAGGCGATCGTGGACCATCACCACAACGTGGACGCGAAGATCCCGACCAAGGTGAGATTCCAGGAGCCTGGTAGCCAGAATCCGAATGCGATCGACGAGGCCCAGGAGAAATTGGTGAATGAAAACGAGACAGGTAAAGAGACGGAGGCTGGAGAAGGAAACGAGGCCACGGAGGAAACCAAAGAGGGTAACGACGAAGAGACAAAGCTGATCAGCGGCTCCCCGAAACAGGAGAACAAAGAGAACACGGAAAAGGAAGAGAAGGAGAACGAGGAGAAAAATGCAGAGAACCCAGACGCAAAGAAACCTCCCATTACGCC TGACGAAGGCGACGTGAGACGTATGCACACCTCCGTAAAACTGAACGAAGTGATCGTGAAGAAGAGCAAAAACGCTCAGTTAGTCATTCTCAATCTACCTGGACCACCAAGGGACACTAAAATAGAACGCGAATCAAACT ACATGGAATATCTCGAGGTTCTCACCATGGGATTGGAAAGAGTGCTGATGGTACGAGGATGCGGACGGGAGGTGATCACCATCTACTCGTGA
- the kcc gene encoding solute carrier family 12 member kcc isoform X2 has product MERFRVTPANSTPQYVPQQQQSLDYDSPVNGTQLEHQHLVPKSPSECDGGGAGGDADSMVGGGNSEKKVEYETNLFLYNEEMEVRPRISTLLNSLSDYSNTIPAATDPDSKPPPAPGGARMGTLIGVFLPCIQNIFGVILFIRLTWVVGTAGAVQGFFIVLCCCCVTMLTAISMSAIATNGVVPAGGSYFMISRSLGPEFGGAVGMLFYTGTTLAAAMYIIGAVEIVLTYMAPSLSIFGDFTKDPSIMYNNFRVYGTCLLVVMGTIVFIGVKFVNKFATVALACVIFSIIAVYVGLFRNFYGNDSLKMCILGKRLLKDINVLTDCNKNTSGVLHQIYCGNSTKCDPYYMENNATIVNGIRGLASGVFLENIWDSFQEEGQLIAYGQDPKDIDVMSGSTYNQIQVDLTTTFTILIGIFFPSVTGIMAGSNRSGDLADAQKSIPIGTICAILTTSTVYLSCVLLFAGTVDNLLLRDKFGQSIGGKLVVANMAWPNQWVILIGSFLSTLGAGLQSLTGAPRLLQAIAKDSIIPFLAPFATSSSRGEPTRALVLTVLICQCGILLGNVDYLAPLLSMFFLMCYGFVNLACALQTLLRTPNWRPRFKYYHWSLSFLGLSLCIAIMFMTSWYYALLAMGMASCIYKYIEYHGAEKEWGDGIRGLALSAARYSLLRLEEGPPHTKNWRPQILVLAKLTDDLVPKYRKLFAFASQLKAGKGLTIAVSCIEGDYIQNTGKTIAAKVNLRKTIVEEKVKGFVDVLVARDIIDGLSSLVQTTGLGGMKPNTVILGWPYRWKQSQEGLATWRPFLQTVRAVAAARMALLVPKGINFFPDSTEKVVGNIDVWWIVHDGGLLMLLPFLLKQHRTWKNCKMRIFTVAQMEDNSIQMKKDLKKFLYDLRIEAEVEIVEMMDSDISAYTYERTLMMEQRNQMLRELRLNKRETLGVVQSLVDFNEVQAIVDHHHNVDAKIPTKVRFQEPGSQNPNAIDEAQEKLVNENETGKETEAGEGNEATEETKEGNDEETKLISGSPKQENKENTEKEEKENEEKNAENPDAKKPPITPDEGDVRRMHTSVKLNEVIVKKSKNAQLVILNLPGPPRDTKIERESNYMEYLEVLTMGLERVLMVRGCGREVITIYS; this is encoded by the exons GAAGAGATGGAAGTCCGGCCTCGTATTTCCACCTTGCTCAACAGTCTATCAGACTACAGCAACACTATCCCAGCCGCGACTGACCCGGACAGCAAGCCGCCACCCGCCCCGGGTGGTGCACGGATGGGCACACTGATCGGTGTGTTCCTTCCTTGCATCCAGAACATCTTCGGTGTAATCCTATTCATCCGTTTGACTTGGGTGGTTGGTACAGCTGGTGCTGTTCAGGGTTTCTTCATTGTGCTCTGTTGCTGCTGTGTG ACTATGTTGACGGCTATCAGTATGAGCGCCATCGCGACCAACGGCGTGGTGCCTGCCGGGGGGTCCTACTTCATGATATCCAGAAGTTTGGGCCCGGAGTTCGGTGGTGCCGTGGGGATGCTCTTTTACACGGGCACCACCTTGGCTGCCGCTATGTACATCATCGGTGCCGTTGAAATCGTCCTG ACTTACATGGCACCCTCGCTCAGTATATTCGGAGACTTCACCAAGGATCCGAGTATCATGTACAACAATTTCAGGGTGTACGGCACGTGTCTACTGGTGGTGATGGGCACCATCGTGTTCATCGGCGTAAAATTCGTCAACAAGTTCGCCACCGTTGCTCTCGCCTGTGTCATCTTCTCAATCATTGCCGTCTACGTGGGTCTGTTTCGTAACTTCTATGGAAACGACTCCCTTAA GATGTGTATTCTGGGTAAAAGATTGCTGAAAGACATCAACGTGTTAACGGACTGTAATAAGAATACCAGCGGTGTTTTGCATCAGATCTACTGTGGAAACAGCACCAAATGCGACCCTTATTACATGGAGAATAATGCGACCATTGTTAATGGTATTCGTGGGCTAGCCAGTGGTGTATTCTTGG AAAACATATGGGACAGTTTTCAAGAGGAAGGACAACTGATTGCTTATGGACAGGATCCAAAGGACATTGACGTGATGTCAGGGAGTACCTACAATCAGATCCAGGTTGATCTTACCACCACCTTTACCATTCTCATCGGTATATTCTTCCCTTCCGTCACAG GTATCATGGCTGGCTCCAATAGATCAGGTGACCTGGCAGATGCCCAGAAATCCATCCCAATCGGTACCATCTGCGCTATCTTGACAACTTCAACGGTGTATCTGTCCTGTGTTCTACTGTTCGCTGGTACAGTCGACAATCTCTTGTTGCGAGACAAGTTTGGTCAGAGTATCGGTGGGAAACTGGTGGTGGCGAACATGGCATGGCCGAATCAGTGGGTGATCCTGATCGGTTCCTTCCTGTCCACCCTGGGCGCGGGTCTCCAATCGTTAACAGGAGCTCCGCGTTTGCTTCAAGCTATCGCCAAGGACAGTATCATCCCTTTCTTAGCACCATTTGCTACCAGCTCAAGTCGTGGCGAACCTACGAGGGCTCTGGTATTGACAGTCCTCATCTGCCAGTGCGGTATCCTGCTCGGCAACGTTGACTACCTGGCTCCCTTGTTGTCCATGTTCTTCCTGATGTGCTACGGCTTCGTTAACCTGGCCTGCGCCCTACAAACTCTCCTCAGGACACCCAACTGGCGACCCAGGTTCAAGTACTACCATTGGAGCCTCTCGTTCCTCGGTCTGTCCCTCTGTATCGCCATCATGTTCATGACCAGTTGGTACTACGCGCTGTTAGCCATGGGGATGGCCAGCTGTATTTACAAATACATCGAGTACCACGGAGCCGAGAAGGAATGGGGCGACGGTATCCGTGGTCTGGCTCTGTCAGCCGCTCGCTACTCGCTTCTGCGGCTGGAAGAAGGTCCACCCCACACAAAGAACTGGAGACCACAAATCCTGGTCCTGGCTAAACTGACCGATGATCTAGTGCCCAAGTATCGCAAGCTGTTCGCGTTCGCCAGTCAACTGAAGGCTGGCAAGGGTCTGACGATCGCTGTCAGCTGCATCGAAGGAGACTACATTCAGAACACTGGCAAGACTATAGCTGCGAAGGTGAATCTACGCAAGACGATCGTAGAAGAGAAGGTGAAGGGATTCGTCGACGTACTGGTGGCTAGGGACATCATTGACGGTCTGAGTTCGTTGGTTCAGACCACAGGACTGGGCGGAATGAAACCCAACACGGTGATCCTTGGCTGGCCTTACCGCTGGAAGCAATCGCAAGAAGGACTCGCAACATGGAGACCATTCCTCCAGACTGTCAGAGCAGTTGCAGCCGCTAGGATGGCTCTGTTGGTGCCCAAAGGAATCAACTTCTTCCCGGATTCAACGGAGAAAGTGGTTGGAAACATCGATGTCTGGTGGATCGTACACGACGGTGGTCTTCTGATGCTGTTGCCCTTCCTACTGAAACAACATCGCACGTGGAAGAACTGCAAGATGAGGATCTTCACAGTAGCCCAAATGGAGGACAATTCTATTCAAATGAAGAAGGATCTGAAGAAGTTCTTGTATGATTTGAGGATCGAGGCTGAGGTGGAAATCGTAGAGATG ATGGATTCCGATATATCCGCCTACACGTACGAACGGACCCTGATGATGGAGCAGAGGAACCAGATGCTAAGGGAGCTGCGGTTGAACAAGAGGGAGACACTTGGAGTG GTGCAGTCATTGGTGGACTTCAACGAG GTGCAGGCGATCGTGGACCATCACCACAACGTGGACGCGAAGATCCCGACCAAGGTGAGATTCCAGGAGCCTGGTAGCCAGAATCCGAATGCGATCGACGAGGCCCAGGAGAAATTGGTGAATGAAAACGAGACAGGTAAAGAGACGGAGGCTGGAGAAGGAAACGAGGCCACGGAGGAAACCAAAGAGGGTAACGACGAAGAGACAAAGCTGATCAGCGGCTCCCCGAAACAGGAGAACAAAGAGAACACGGAAAAGGAAGAGAAGGAGAACGAGGAGAAAAATGCAGAGAACCCAGACGCAAAGAAACCTCCCATTACGCC TGACGAAGGCGACGTGAGACGTATGCACACCTCCGTAAAACTGAACGAAGTGATCGTGAAGAAGAGCAAAAACGCTCAGTTAGTCATTCTCAATCTACCTGGACCACCAAGGGACACTAAAATAGAACGCGAATCAAACT ACATGGAATATCTCGAGGTTCTCACCATGGGATTGGAAAGAGTGCTGATGGTACGAGGATGCGGACGGGAGGTGATCACCATCTACTCGTGA
- the kcc gene encoding solute carrier family 12 member kcc isoform X1, protein MERFRVTPANSTPQYVPQQQQSLDYDSPVNGTQLEHQHLVPKSPSECDGGGAGGDADSMVGGGNSEKKVEYETNLFLYNEEMEVRPRISTLLNSLSDYSNTIPAATDPDSKPPPAPGGARMGTLIGVFLPCIQNIFGVILFIRLTWVVGTAGAVQGFFIVLCCCCVTMLTAISMSAIATNGVVPAGGSYFMISRSLGPEFGGAVGMLFYTGTTLAAAMYIIGAVEIVLTYMAPSLSIFGDFTKDPSIMYNNFRVYGTCLLVVMGTIVFIGVKFVNKFATVALACVIFSIIAVYVGLFRNFYGNDSLKMCILGKRLLKDINVLTDCNKNTSGVLHQIYCGNSTKCDPYYMENNATIVNGIRGLASGVFLENIWDSFQEEGQLIAYGQDPKDIDVMSGSTYNQIQVDLTTTFTILIGIFFPSVTGIMAGSNRSGDLADAQKSIPIGTICAILTTSTVYLSCVLLFAGTVDNLLLRDKFGQSIGGKLVVANMAWPNQWVILIGSFLSTLGAGLQSLTGAPRLLQAIAKDSIIPFLAPFATSSSRGEPTRALVLTVLICQCGILLGNVDYLAPLLSMFFLMCYGFVNLACALQTLLRTPNWRPRFKYYHWSLSFLGLSLCIAIMFMTSWYYALLAMGMASCIYKYIEYHGAEKEWGDGIRGLALSAARYSLLRLEEGPPHTKNWRPQILVLAKLTDDLVPKYRKLFAFASQLKAGKGLTIAVSCIEGDYIQNTGKTIAAKVNLRKTIVEEKVKGFVDVLVARDIIDGLSSLVQTTGLGGMKPNTVILGWPYRWKQSQEGLATWRPFLQTVRAVAAARMALLVPKGINFFPDSTEKVVGNIDVWWIVHDGGLLMLLPFLLKQHRTWKNCKMRIFTVAQMEDNSIQMKKDLKKFLYDLRIEAEVEIVEMMDSDISAYTYERTLMMEQRNQMLRELRLNKRETLGVVQSLVDFNEVPAEENLPLVQAIVDHHHNVDAKIPTKVRFQEPGSQNPNAIDEAQEKLVNENETGKETEAGEGNEATEETKEGNDEETKLISGSPKQENKENTEKEEKENEEKNAENPDAKKPPITPDEGDVRRMHTSVKLNEVIVKKSKNAQLVILNLPGPPRDTKIERESNYMEYLEVLTMGLERVLMVRGCGREVITIYS, encoded by the exons GAAGAGATGGAAGTCCGGCCTCGTATTTCCACCTTGCTCAACAGTCTATCAGACTACAGCAACACTATCCCAGCCGCGACTGACCCGGACAGCAAGCCGCCACCCGCCCCGGGTGGTGCACGGATGGGCACACTGATCGGTGTGTTCCTTCCTTGCATCCAGAACATCTTCGGTGTAATCCTATTCATCCGTTTGACTTGGGTGGTTGGTACAGCTGGTGCTGTTCAGGGTTTCTTCATTGTGCTCTGTTGCTGCTGTGTG ACTATGTTGACGGCTATCAGTATGAGCGCCATCGCGACCAACGGCGTGGTGCCTGCCGGGGGGTCCTACTTCATGATATCCAGAAGTTTGGGCCCGGAGTTCGGTGGTGCCGTGGGGATGCTCTTTTACACGGGCACCACCTTGGCTGCCGCTATGTACATCATCGGTGCCGTTGAAATCGTCCTG ACTTACATGGCACCCTCGCTCAGTATATTCGGAGACTTCACCAAGGATCCGAGTATCATGTACAACAATTTCAGGGTGTACGGCACGTGTCTACTGGTGGTGATGGGCACCATCGTGTTCATCGGCGTAAAATTCGTCAACAAGTTCGCCACCGTTGCTCTCGCCTGTGTCATCTTCTCAATCATTGCCGTCTACGTGGGTCTGTTTCGTAACTTCTATGGAAACGACTCCCTTAA GATGTGTATTCTGGGTAAAAGATTGCTGAAAGACATCAACGTGTTAACGGACTGTAATAAGAATACCAGCGGTGTTTTGCATCAGATCTACTGTGGAAACAGCACCAAATGCGACCCTTATTACATGGAGAATAATGCGACCATTGTTAATGGTATTCGTGGGCTAGCCAGTGGTGTATTCTTGG AAAACATATGGGACAGTTTTCAAGAGGAAGGACAACTGATTGCTTATGGACAGGATCCAAAGGACATTGACGTGATGTCAGGGAGTACCTACAATCAGATCCAGGTTGATCTTACCACCACCTTTACCATTCTCATCGGTATATTCTTCCCTTCCGTCACAG GTATCATGGCTGGCTCCAATAGATCAGGTGACCTGGCAGATGCCCAGAAATCCATCCCAATCGGTACCATCTGCGCTATCTTGACAACTTCAACGGTGTATCTGTCCTGTGTTCTACTGTTCGCTGGTACAGTCGACAATCTCTTGTTGCGAGACAAGTTTGGTCAGAGTATCGGTGGGAAACTGGTGGTGGCGAACATGGCATGGCCGAATCAGTGGGTGATCCTGATCGGTTCCTTCCTGTCCACCCTGGGCGCGGGTCTCCAATCGTTAACAGGAGCTCCGCGTTTGCTTCAAGCTATCGCCAAGGACAGTATCATCCCTTTCTTAGCACCATTTGCTACCAGCTCAAGTCGTGGCGAACCTACGAGGGCTCTGGTATTGACAGTCCTCATCTGCCAGTGCGGTATCCTGCTCGGCAACGTTGACTACCTGGCTCCCTTGTTGTCCATGTTCTTCCTGATGTGCTACGGCTTCGTTAACCTGGCCTGCGCCCTACAAACTCTCCTCAGGACACCCAACTGGCGACCCAGGTTCAAGTACTACCATTGGAGCCTCTCGTTCCTCGGTCTGTCCCTCTGTATCGCCATCATGTTCATGACCAGTTGGTACTACGCGCTGTTAGCCATGGGGATGGCCAGCTGTATTTACAAATACATCGAGTACCACGGAGCCGAGAAGGAATGGGGCGACGGTATCCGTGGTCTGGCTCTGTCAGCCGCTCGCTACTCGCTTCTGCGGCTGGAAGAAGGTCCACCCCACACAAAGAACTGGAGACCACAAATCCTGGTCCTGGCTAAACTGACCGATGATCTAGTGCCCAAGTATCGCAAGCTGTTCGCGTTCGCCAGTCAACTGAAGGCTGGCAAGGGTCTGACGATCGCTGTCAGCTGCATCGAAGGAGACTACATTCAGAACACTGGCAAGACTATAGCTGCGAAGGTGAATCTACGCAAGACGATCGTAGAAGAGAAGGTGAAGGGATTCGTCGACGTACTGGTGGCTAGGGACATCATTGACGGTCTGAGTTCGTTGGTTCAGACCACAGGACTGGGCGGAATGAAACCCAACACGGTGATCCTTGGCTGGCCTTACCGCTGGAAGCAATCGCAAGAAGGACTCGCAACATGGAGACCATTCCTCCAGACTGTCAGAGCAGTTGCAGCCGCTAGGATGGCTCTGTTGGTGCCCAAAGGAATCAACTTCTTCCCGGATTCAACGGAGAAAGTGGTTGGAAACATCGATGTCTGGTGGATCGTACACGACGGTGGTCTTCTGATGCTGTTGCCCTTCCTACTGAAACAACATCGCACGTGGAAGAACTGCAAGATGAGGATCTTCACAGTAGCCCAAATGGAGGACAATTCTATTCAAATGAAGAAGGATCTGAAGAAGTTCTTGTATGATTTGAGGATCGAGGCTGAGGTGGAAATCGTAGAGATG ATGGATTCCGATATATCCGCCTACACGTACGAACGGACCCTGATGATGGAGCAGAGGAACCAGATGCTAAGGGAGCTGCGGTTGAACAAGAGGGAGACACTTGGAGTG GTGCAGTCATTGGTGGACTTCAACGAGGTACCCGCTGAAGAAAATTTACCTCTG GTGCAGGCGATCGTGGACCATCACCACAACGTGGACGCGAAGATCCCGACCAAGGTGAGATTCCAGGAGCCTGGTAGCCAGAATCCGAATGCGATCGACGAGGCCCAGGAGAAATTGGTGAATGAAAACGAGACAGGTAAAGAGACGGAGGCTGGAGAAGGAAACGAGGCCACGGAGGAAACCAAAGAGGGTAACGACGAAGAGACAAAGCTGATCAGCGGCTCCCCGAAACAGGAGAACAAAGAGAACACGGAAAAGGAAGAGAAGGAGAACGAGGAGAAAAATGCAGAGAACCCAGACGCAAAGAAACCTCCCATTACGCC TGACGAAGGCGACGTGAGACGTATGCACACCTCCGTAAAACTGAACGAAGTGATCGTGAAGAAGAGCAAAAACGCTCAGTTAGTCATTCTCAATCTACCTGGACCACCAAGGGACACTAAAATAGAACGCGAATCAAACT ACATGGAATATCTCGAGGTTCTCACCATGGGATTGGAAAGAGTGCTGATGGTACGAGGATGCGGACGGGAGGTGATCACCATCTACTCGTGA